From the genome of Symphalangus syndactylus isolate Jambi chromosome 5, NHGRI_mSymSyn1-v2.1_pri, whole genome shotgun sequence, one region includes:
- the PRC1 gene encoding protein regulator of cytokinesis 1 isoform X7, with amino-acid sequence MMIAEEESLKERLIKSISVCQKELNTLCSELRVEPFQEEGETTILQLEKDLRTQVELMRKQKKERKQELKLLQEQDQELCEILCMPHYDIDSASVPSLEELNQFRQHVTTLRETKASRREEFVSIKRQIILCMEELDHTPDTSFERDVVCEDEDAFCLSLENIATLQKLLRQLEMQKSQNEAVCEGLRVQIRELWDRLQIPEEEREAVATIMSGSKAKVRKALQLEVDRLEELKMQNMKKVIEAIRVELVQYWDQCFYSQEQRQAFTPFCAEDYTESLLQLHDAEIVRLKNYYEVHKELFEGVQKWEETWRLFLEFERKASDPNRFTNRGGNLLKEEKQRAKLQKMLPKLEEELKARIELWEQEHSKAFMVNGQKFMEYVAEQWEMHRLEKERAKQERQLKNKKQTETEMLYGSAPRTPSKRRGLAPNTPGKARKLNTTTMSNATANSSIRPIFGGTIYHSPVSRLPPSGSKPVAASTCSGKKTPRTGRHGANKENLELNGSILSGGYIGSAPLQRNFSINSVASTYSEFAKDPSLSDSSTVGLQACSVNAVAIIALLSPEALSPPHRTAFLLMRMSVCVRS; translated from the exons ATGATGATTGCTGAAGAGGAAAGCCTGAAGGAAAGACTCATCAAAAGCATATCCGTCTGTCAGAAAGAGCTGAACACTCTGTGCAGCGAGTTACGTGTTGAGCCATTTCAG GAAGAAGGAGAGACAACCATCTTGCAACTAGAAAAGGATTTGCGCACCCAAGTGGAGTTGATgcgaaaacagaaaaaggagagaaaacaggAACTGAAGCTACTTCAAGAGCAAGATCAAGAACTGTGTGAAATTCTTTGTATGCCCCACTATGATATTGACAGTGCCTCAGTGCCCAGCTTAGAAGAGCTGAACCAGTTCAGGCAACATGTGACAACTTTGAGGGAAACAAAG GCTTCTAGGCGTGAGGAGTTTGTCAGTATAAAGAGACAGATCATACTGTGTATGGAAGAATTAGACCACACCCCAGACACAAGCTTTGAAAGAGATGTGGTGTGTGAAGACGAagatgccttttgtttgtctttggAGAATATTGCAACACTACAAAAGTTGCTACGGCAG ctggaaatgcagaaatcacaaaATGAAGCAGTGTGTGAGGGGCTTCGTGTTCAAATCCGAGAGCTCTGGGACAGGTTGCAAATAcctgaagaagaaagagaagctgtGGCCACCATTATGTCTGGGTCAAAGGCCAAGGTCCGGAAAGCG ctGCAATTAGAAGTGGATCGGTTGGAAGAACTGAAAATGCAAAACATGAAGAAAGTGATTGAGGCAATTCGAGTGGAGCTGGTTCAGTACTGGGACCAGTGTTTTTATAGCCAGGAGCAGAGACAAGCTTTTACCCCTTTCTGTGCTG AGGACTACACAGAAAGTCTGCTCCAGCTCCACGATGCTGAGATTGTGCGGTTAAAAAACTACTATGAAGTTCACAAGGAACTCTTTGAAGGTGTCCAGAAGTGGGAAGAAACCTGGAGGCTTTTCTTAGAGTTTGAG AGAAAAGCTTCAGATCCAAATCGATTTACAAACCGAGGAGGAAAtcttctaaaagaagaaaaacaacgaGCCAAGCTCCAGAAAATGCTGCCCAAG CTGGAAGAAGAGTTGAAGGCACGAATTGAATTGTGGGAACAGGAACATTCAAAGGCATTTATGGTGAATGGGCAGAAATTCATGGAGTATGTGGCAGAACAATGGGAGATGCATCGATTGGAGAAAGAGAGAGCCAAGCAGGAAAGA CAACTcaagaacaaaaaacagacagagacagagatgctCTATGGCAGCGCTCCTCGAACACCCAGCAAGCGGCGAGGACTGGCTCCCAATACACCGGGCAAAGCACGTAAG CTGAACACTACCACCATGTCCAATGCTACGGCCAATAGTAGTATTCGGCCTATCTTTGGAGGGACAATCTACCACTCCCCCGTGTCTCGACTTCCTCCTTCTGGCAGCAAG CCAGTCGCTGCTTCCACCTGTTCAGGGAAGAAAACACCCCGTACCGGCAGGCATGGAGCCAACAAGGAGAACCTGGAGCTCAACGGCAGCATCCTGAGTGGTGGGTACATTGGCTCGGCCCCCCTCCAGCGCAACTTCAGCATTAATTCTGTTGCCAGCACCTATTCTGAGTTTGCG AAGGATCCGTCCCTCTCTGACAGTTCCACTGTTGGGCTTCAG GCATGTTCAGTTAATGCTGTAGCTATCATAGCTTTGCTCTCACCTGAAGCCTTGTCCCCACCACACAGGACAGCCTTCCTCCTGATGAGAATGTCTGTGTGCGTCCGAAGTTGA